The Rhodococcus sp. ABRD24 genome contains the following window.
CTCAGAACTCGGTGCAGGGTCGGATGATGGACGTTCAGCAGGCGAGTGTTCAGCTGGCCGGCCATAGCCGTCTCGAGCAGATCCGCGCCTCGATGAAGGGCGACGCTCTTCCGTCCGGTGGTACTGCGGCCGCGCCGGCGAAGCCCGCCGCGGCACCGGAGCCACCCGCGGCGTCCGCCAACGGCGAGACCTCCGCGCAGTAGGCAACTGACAGCGAACGAGAAGTCGGTTCGATGAGTAACAACCGAGGTGGCCGGTCCGGGAAGAACTCCCGGCCGGCCTCCTCCGTCTTCAGCGAGGGTGCGACCCTCGCCTCCAGCGCCGTGTCGGCGGTCGGCAGTGCGCACAATGTGCTGCGGGAGGTCGGTGGCAACGTCGCCGAGTCGGTGCGCCGCTGGTCCGACCCGCGGGAACGCATGCTGCGCAAGCGGCGTCGGGCGCGTAAGCGCGCCACCCGTTTCGCCATCACATCCGGTGGGAGCGCCGTGGGGGCAGTTTCGCTCGCAGTTGCGTCCGCCCCGGACTGGACGGTCGTCGCAACGGGCGGAGCCGCGGCCCTGTTCGCAGTGCCGGCCGTCGTCGCGGTCGGGACATACCGTCGGCTGACCGCGAAGCCGCTGCCGCCGGTGACGCAGTCACGGCTGGTGCTGCCGCCGTCCGGTTCGGCCGCCCGGATGCCGATGGAGCGTCTGGCACGGGCCGAGAACAGCTTGTACCAGCTGCTCGGCGTGTTGGGCCGGTCCGCGAGTGTCGATGCAGACGAACTCGATCACACTGGTGAGACCGCGCGATCGGCGGCGGCCACTCTGCGAGCCGTCGCAGCGGACATCGTCGCGATGGAAAATGCCGGGCGCAGTTCTGCCGCCGCCGCCGAGCACCTCGGCCAGTCCGTCCGGGCAGCCGCGGACCAGTTGGGGGTCGGCGTCGACCAGTTCGAGGATCTCGTCACCGCGGCGGCGAAGATGACGGCCCCAGCGCAGACGTCGTCGTACGTTGCACTGGATCGGCAGCGGCAGGATCTGTTGTCGGCCTCGGATCTGCTCGAGGGCTGGGCGGCGGCGCTGGGGGAACTCGACGAGATCGACCGTCGGTTCCGGCGCTAGAGAGTCGGCCGGCGACGGCTCAGTCGTCCACACCGCGCGCGGCGAGGGCCTCGCCCATCGCTTCCGCGGTCAGCAGCGCGGACACCACGGTCGGTACGGCGAGGGCGCGTAGCGAGAATCCGAGGCCGCGCGCCTTTCGCGCATCGGTGACCTGTTGCACGATCCCAGTGAGCAGCGGAATGCACCGCAAAGTCATTGCGAGGACGAGGCCGGCGCGATCCGGATTGACGCCCACACGGCGCAGCGGACGCAACCCGCGGCCGATCGTGTCGAGCATGTCGCTGACCCGGGTGGTGAGGGTGACCAGTGCCGCGAGCGCGACGGCGAGAGCGATGGTGCCGCAGACGATCGCCGCGCGCGCCCAGCCGGTGAAGATCACTTGGAAGGCTCCGATGAACAACATCGCCCACATCAGCGGGCGGAGCTGTGAAAGGGCCGTTCTGATGGGGATTCCCGCGATCAGATAGCCGGCTGCGACGACGGCGGCGGCAGGTACGAGTTGCCACGGCTGCCGTATCAGAACCGTGATCGCGAGAATCGCCATGACCATCGCGATGAGCTTCGGTCCGGCGGGCATCCGGTGCAGGATCGACGAGCCGGGGGAATACAAGCCGAGCGTGGTCATCCGATCAGCGCGCGATAGAACGCGACGGAGTCAGCTGGCGCGCCGTCCGCGGCGACCCGGCCCTGGTCGATCACGATCACGCGGTCGAAGTCGTCGAGCAGGTCCAGATGGTGGGTGACCACGACGAGCTGCTGCTGCAGGCCTGCCAGCGTTCTCCGCATCAAACGGGCGTTGCGCAGATCGAGCAGCGTCGTCGGCTCGTCGGCAACCAGTACGTCGGGGTCGGTCACCATCACTGCGGCGAGTGCGAGCAACTGTTTCTGGCCGCCCGACAGGAGGTGCGTCGGGTGGTCCGCGTGCCCGGCCAACCCGAAGCCGGTCAGCACCTGGGTGACCCGGTCGGCGCGCTCCGCCTTGCTCAGTGAACTGCGCCGCAGCGAGAATCCGATGTCCTCGGCGACCGTCGGCATGATGATCTGGTGGTCAGGATCGGTGAACACGAAACCGACCTTCTTCCGCACCTGGCGTCCCTTGCGGGCGGTGTCCAGACCGTCGACACTGACCGCGCCGGAAGTGGGGGTCACGAGGCCGTTGATCATGCGAGCCAGCGTGGACTTGCCGCTGCC
Protein-coding sequences here:
- a CDS encoding energy-coupling factor transporter transmembrane protein EcfT; amino-acid sequence: MTTLGLYSPGSSILHRMPAGPKLIAMVMAILAITVLIRQPWQLVPAAAVVAAGYLIAGIPIRTALSQLRPLMWAMLFIGAFQVIFTGWARAAIVCGTIALAVALAALVTLTTRVSDMLDTIGRGLRPLRRVGVNPDRAGLVLAMTLRCIPLLTGIVQQVTDARKARGLGFSLRALAVPTVVSALLTAEAMGEALAARGVDD
- a CDS encoding ABC transporter ATP-binding protein produces the protein MSEIRFDAVHHAYGERRVLDGISLTLTEARIGIIGANGSGKSTLARMINGLVTPTSGAVSVDGLDTARKGRQVRKKVGFVFTDPDHQIIMPTVAEDIGFSLRRSSLSKAERADRVTQVLTGFGLAGHADHPTHLLSGGQKQLLALAAVMVTDPDVLVADEPTTLLDLRNARLMRRTLAGLQQQLVVVTHHLDLLDDFDRVIVIDQGRVAADGAPADSVAFYRALIG